In Microbacterium sp. 1.5R, the following are encoded in one genomic region:
- a CDS encoding FAD-dependent oxidoreductase: protein MRIAIVGSGPSGCYSAQALRRAYPTAEICVFDALKTPYGLIRYGVAADHQGTKAIVRQFARQFEREDVRFFGGIEVGTHVSLDQLRAAFDIVVLAHGLHGDTPLETPGARDGSVYGAGQITRLLNGHPEESGPSPTLGASLAIIGHGNVAMDLGRLLLKRGEDFTGTDIDDEAHHALSCHLDTIHLIGRSAPTEAKFDIKMASEILDLPGVTHSYHGIGEDDGGPNSPRRELFSAAPRDVDRPRAHVHWWFRTSPVSVEREGTQIALALRTGEVQKSTVSVDSIISAIGFSADARQQLYPIDPAARESGRLERGLYVAGWARRGPRGTIPDQRADARSLAALISSELPHPAGMPGIEALADEVANASDYAAWLEIDRLERETAMPGRIRSKSRRG, encoded by the coding sequence ATGCGGATAGCCATCGTCGGCTCCGGTCCGTCCGGATGCTACAGCGCTCAGGCGCTCCGACGCGCATACCCGACGGCCGAGATCTGCGTCTTCGATGCGCTCAAGACGCCGTACGGTCTCATCAGATACGGGGTGGCCGCCGACCATCAGGGCACCAAGGCGATCGTCCGACAGTTCGCCCGGCAGTTCGAGAGGGAGGACGTCAGATTCTTCGGCGGCATAGAGGTGGGCACGCACGTCTCTCTCGACCAGCTTCGCGCGGCTTTCGACATCGTCGTGCTCGCTCACGGCCTGCACGGCGACACACCGCTCGAGACCCCTGGAGCACGCGACGGCTCGGTCTATGGCGCTGGGCAAATCACCCGGCTCCTCAATGGGCATCCCGAGGAGTCCGGTCCCTCTCCCACGCTGGGCGCGTCACTCGCGATCATCGGTCACGGCAACGTCGCGATGGATCTGGGCCGCCTCCTCCTGAAGAGAGGAGAGGATTTCACGGGGACCGATATCGACGACGAGGCACATCATGCTCTCTCGTGCCATCTCGACACCATTCATCTCATCGGGCGCTCAGCGCCGACTGAGGCGAAGTTCGACATCAAGATGGCGAGTGAGATCCTCGACCTGCCCGGCGTCACGCACTCCTATCACGGGATCGGGGAAGACGACGGCGGCCCGAATTCGCCGCGACGGGAGCTGTTCTCCGCCGCTCCGCGCGACGTCGACAGACCGCGAGCACACGTGCACTGGTGGTTCCGCACGTCACCGGTGAGCGTCGAAAGAGAGGGAACGCAGATTGCCCTCGCCCTACGCACAGGCGAAGTCCAGAAGTCGACTGTCAGCGTCGACTCCATCATCTCGGCGATCGGCTTCTCGGCAGATGCGCGCCAACAGCTGTACCCCATCGATCCTGCAGCTCGAGAATCCGGCCGACTCGAACGCGGTCTGTACGTTGCGGGCTGGGCGCGTCGTGGGCCGCGCGGGACGATTCCCGACCAGCGAGCAGATGCTCGATCCCTCGCCGCTCTCATCTCCTCTGAACTCCCTCATCCCGCGGGTATGCCCGGGATCGAGGCACTCGCAGACGAGGTCGCGAACGCAAGCGATTATGCGGCCTGGCTTGAAATAGACAGGCTGGAGAGGGAGACGGCGATGCCGGGTCGAATCCGGAGCAAGAGTCGACGGGGCTGA
- a CDS encoding TetR/AcrR family transcriptional regulator, with product MAIRSEQSHQAILDATMRMLDADHPDSLTVQKLSIERIAREAGVSKTTIYRWWPSKAAVIIDTFLENHIARTPIREDIPALDALRVHIESLAQVYSGHEGRLIAQLVAECQYDSSTMEVFKDRFWRSRAAATRALIERAVDEGALRRDIDPEVIAELLYSPLYFRLLFAVGPLDEETLRQLMTGALNGVALPV from the coding sequence GTGGCGATACGAAGCGAACAGAGTCATCAGGCGATCCTCGACGCGACCATGCGGATGTTGGACGCCGACCACCCGGACTCCCTCACGGTGCAGAAGCTCTCGATCGAGCGCATCGCGAGGGAGGCCGGCGTGAGCAAGACCACGATCTACCGATGGTGGCCGAGCAAGGCAGCTGTGATCATCGATACCTTCCTCGAGAATCACATCGCTCGCACCCCCATTCGGGAGGACATTCCGGCGCTCGATGCTCTGCGAGTTCATATCGAGTCTCTTGCTCAGGTGTACTCCGGTCACGAGGGCAGGCTGATCGCTCAGCTGGTGGCGGAGTGCCAATACGACAGCAGCACGATGGAAGTGTTCAAGGATCGATTCTGGCGGTCGCGCGCAGCAGCCACACGGGCGCTGATCGAGCGCGCGGTCGATGAGGGCGCATTGCGGCGCGATATCGACCCGGAGGTCATCGCCGAACTGCTGTACTCCCCGTTGTATTTTCGGCTGCTCTTCGCCGTCGGTCCCCTCGACGAGGAGACGCTGCGCCAGCTCATGACAGGGGCTCTGAACGGAGTGGCGCTGCCTGTGTGA
- a CDS encoding acetoacetate--CoA ligase codes for MIVDADARDGEVIWQPDPSSIPETGVACFADHLRRHGVAIGESYDELWQWSVDRPDLFWQSFADFSDVEFGGHGGPVVTGDRMPDTRWFPGRTVNFARHLLERHEGVALLSIDEDGTTTETSWSALRDEVAALAGHLRAVGVVSGDRVVGILPNVREAVVGLLATASIGAIWSVCAPEFGPGAIVSRFAQLEPKVALIAPGYRLGGRDRDRSEEFVEILTELQSLQQVIWVTSHSGVDAPSSSVPSVEWSDAVAVPADLRFDDVEFSHPLWVLFSSGTTGIPKGIVHGHGGALLEELKLLRIHGDLRPGDRYFNVASTSWVLWNSLVSALAVGATAVLVDGNPAYPSLDRVWEVVESARVAVLGVSAGFIHSCAKTELLPARDHDLSTLRCVQVTGSPLSADGFRWVYSRVGDVWLTSMSGGTDIASIFVGGVPTLPVRVGYIQAPALGVRTESWDDEGDPVRGKGELVVTAPMPSMPLRLWGDADGSRYRASYFDAFPGVWRHGDFVEFTSAGILIHGRSDSTLNRNGLRLGPADIYAAVEALPQVVEALVIGAEIGAEGYYMPLFVQLAPDVVEEDARELIKDAIRSSLSVRYLPDDIVSVRAIPHTRTGKKLEVPIKRLLQGAALRDVVDRGAVDDPTLLDEFEAFASRRSVGSST; via the coding sequence ATGATCGTCGACGCCGACGCCCGCGACGGCGAGGTGATCTGGCAGCCCGACCCGTCATCGATCCCGGAGACCGGGGTGGCGTGTTTCGCCGACCATCTCCGGCGGCACGGTGTCGCGATCGGGGAGTCGTACGACGAGCTCTGGCAGTGGAGCGTGGACAGGCCGGATCTCTTCTGGCAGTCGTTCGCGGACTTCTCCGATGTCGAGTTCGGCGGGCACGGGGGTCCCGTCGTGACAGGCGACCGGATGCCGGACACCCGATGGTTCCCGGGCCGCACCGTCAACTTCGCTCGACACCTCCTGGAGCGGCATGAGGGCGTCGCCCTGCTGTCAATCGACGAGGACGGCACGACCACCGAGACGTCGTGGAGCGCGCTCCGCGACGAGGTCGCGGCGCTCGCCGGCCATCTCCGGGCAGTCGGCGTGGTCAGTGGCGACCGTGTCGTGGGCATCCTTCCGAATGTTCGTGAAGCGGTCGTCGGCCTCCTCGCCACCGCATCAATCGGGGCTATCTGGTCTGTATGCGCCCCCGAGTTCGGGCCTGGAGCGATCGTGTCTCGGTTCGCGCAGCTCGAACCGAAGGTGGCGCTCATCGCGCCCGGATATCGGCTCGGGGGGCGGGATCGCGACAGGAGCGAAGAGTTCGTAGAGATCTTGACCGAACTGCAGTCGCTTCAGCAGGTCATCTGGGTCACGTCGCACTCCGGTGTCGACGCGCCGTCGTCCTCGGTCCCCAGCGTCGAGTGGTCGGACGCCGTCGCTGTGCCGGCTGATCTCCGCTTCGATGACGTGGAGTTCAGCCACCCGCTCTGGGTGCTGTTCTCGTCGGGGACGACGGGTATCCCGAAGGGGATCGTCCACGGTCACGGTGGCGCGCTCCTGGAGGAGCTGAAGCTTCTCCGCATTCACGGTGATCTGCGGCCGGGAGACCGGTACTTCAACGTCGCCTCGACCAGCTGGGTGCTGTGGAACTCCTTGGTGTCGGCGCTCGCGGTCGGAGCGACAGCTGTGCTCGTCGACGGAAATCCCGCCTATCCCAGCCTCGACCGGGTCTGGGAGGTGGTCGAGAGTGCGCGCGTCGCCGTGCTCGGAGTGAGTGCCGGTTTCATCCACTCCTGCGCGAAGACCGAGCTGTTGCCCGCGCGAGACCACGACCTCTCCACCTTGCGCTGTGTCCAGGTGACGGGATCCCCTCTCTCGGCAGATGGGTTCCGATGGGTGTACTCCCGAGTCGGGGACGTGTGGCTGACCTCCATGAGCGGCGGTACCGACATCGCGTCGATCTTCGTCGGCGGCGTGCCGACGCTCCCTGTGCGAGTCGGATACATTCAGGCGCCAGCCCTGGGGGTGCGAACCGAATCCTGGGACGATGAGGGGGATCCTGTCCGCGGCAAGGGTGAGCTCGTCGTCACCGCGCCGATGCCGTCGATGCCTCTGCGCCTGTGGGGAGATGCGGATGGCTCCCGTTATCGTGCGAGCTACTTCGATGCCTTCCCCGGGGTATGGCGGCACGGGGACTTCGTCGAGTTCACCTCTGCCGGAATCCTGATCCACGGGAGATCCGACTCCACCCTGAACCGAAACGGATTGCGGCTGGGACCCGCAGACATCTACGCGGCGGTGGAAGCGCTGCCCCAGGTCGTCGAGGCACTCGTGATCGGCGCGGAGATCGGCGCGGAGGGCTACTACATGCCACTTTTCGTTCAGCTGGCACCGGATGTCGTGGAAGAGGATGCCCGAGAGCTGATCAAAGACGCGATCCGGTCGAGCCTCTCGGTGAGGTATCTGCCTGATGACATCGTCTCTGTGCGTGCGATCCCCCACACACGCACCGGCAAGAAGCTGGAGGTTCCGATCAAGCGCCTTCTGCAAGGTGCGGCGCTGAGGGATGTCGTCGATCGCGGAGCAGTCGACGATCCCACGCTTCTCGACGAGTTCGAGGCGTTCGCCTCCCGACGATCGGTCGGATCGTCGACCTGA
- a CDS encoding cupin domain-containing protein, with protein MARPPVRRVVTGHDDQGRAIILFDGAAPHAFESDSIPGFGATVPWMTSAGPIDHVSDVDRASAESVIPSFPAVGETILRIADFPPDSVYPDEANSVIFTEIDGHREAAAGADGGGAHFWFHRTDSLDYAVVLDGEITLLVDDGEATLRAGDVAVQRATSHSWSNRTDTTARVLFVLIGTASQSPAEIAAARVSRKDPVIST; from the coding sequence ATGGCTCGTCCCCCTGTCCGCCGCGTCGTGACCGGACATGACGACCAGGGCCGCGCGATCATCCTGTTCGACGGTGCCGCCCCTCACGCGTTCGAATCCGATTCGATCCCCGGTTTCGGGGCGACAGTCCCGTGGATGACCTCTGCAGGTCCGATCGATCATGTCTCGGACGTCGATCGTGCCTCCGCCGAGTCGGTGATCCCATCGTTTCCCGCGGTCGGTGAGACGATACTCCGCATTGCGGATTTTCCTCCGGACTCGGTGTACCCCGACGAAGCGAACTCGGTCATCTTCACCGAGATCGACGGGCATCGCGAGGCCGCGGCAGGTGCGGATGGTGGCGGAGCGCACTTCTGGTTCCACAGGACCGATTCGCTCGACTACGCCGTCGTCCTCGACGGCGAGATCACGCTTCTCGTAGACGACGGTGAGGCGACCCTTCGAGCAGGAGATGTGGCCGTCCAGCGTGCGACGAGCCACTCCTGGTCGAATCGCACTGACACGACGGCGCGAGTTCTCTTCGTGCTCATCGGAACTGCATCGCAGTCGCCGGCGGAGATCGCGGCGGCCCGCGTGAGCAGGAAGGATCCGGTGATCTCGACATGA
- a CDS encoding fumarylacetoacetate hydrolase family protein, translating into MKLSRIAVSGPDGEEIRVVAVEPEAGRVVDLRKAYALALQRRHATVRSSRAIAEVIFGDLTRGIAGGDAFLDAAHVALAAADDASLDLESVSFRAAVEPPVIRDGLTFGTHIENYFKNVVKSDPVRAVYERPGYFKGSTATTYGSGQTIPYPDISDKLDYELEIGYIIGRPGRNLTPDEAMDHVFGITIFNDWSLRDVQALEGPIGMGAQHSKDFAYGIGPWITTLDEISSIEGLKGQVRVNGEVWSDTRVENFVYTPEELVAYVSIFDGLQPGDLIGSGTMGFGAGVELNRFLKPGDVVELELESVGTLRNPIAHEKEVPAWWPEPRPYPFEGQE; encoded by the coding sequence ATGAAGCTCAGTCGTATCGCAGTCTCCGGTCCCGATGGGGAGGAGATCCGGGTAGTGGCCGTCGAACCCGAGGCCGGTCGCGTGGTCGATCTCCGCAAGGCCTACGCGCTGGCTCTTCAGCGGCGTCATGCCACGGTCAGAAGTTCACGGGCGATCGCCGAGGTGATCTTCGGCGACCTGACACGGGGGATCGCCGGCGGCGATGCCTTCCTCGACGCGGCTCACGTCGCGCTGGCAGCTGCCGATGACGCGTCGCTCGACCTGGAGAGCGTGAGCTTCCGTGCTGCAGTCGAGCCCCCGGTGATCCGCGACGGTCTCACGTTCGGGACGCACATCGAGAACTACTTCAAGAATGTCGTCAAGTCGGACCCCGTCCGTGCCGTGTACGAGCGGCCGGGCTACTTCAAGGGATCGACCGCCACGACGTACGGTTCGGGCCAGACGATCCCGTATCCGGACATCTCGGACAAGCTCGATTACGAACTCGAGATCGGATACATCATCGGTCGTCCCGGGCGCAATCTGACGCCCGACGAGGCGATGGACCATGTCTTCGGCATCACCATCTTCAACGACTGGAGTCTGCGCGACGTCCAGGCGCTGGAGGGCCCCATCGGTATGGGTGCGCAGCACTCCAAGGACTTCGCCTACGGCATCGGCCCGTGGATCACGACTCTCGATGAGATCTCCTCCATCGAAGGCCTCAAGGGGCAGGTCCGTGTGAACGGAGAGGTGTGGTCCGACACGCGTGTGGAGAACTTCGTCTACACGCCCGAGGAGCTCGTCGCGTATGTGTCCATCTTCGACGGGCTGCAGCCCGGCGACCTCATCGGTTCGGGGACGATGGGCTTCGGCGCGGGCGTCGAGCTGAACCGCTTCCTCAAGCCCGGAGACGTCGTGGAGCTCGAACTGGAATCGGTCGGGACGCTCCGGAACCCCATCGCCCACGAGAAGGAGGTGCCGGCATGGTGGCCGGAGCCGCGCCCCTACCCCTTCGAAGGTCAGGAGTGA
- a CDS encoding substrate-binding domain-containing protein — MHSSALPARAGLAIVLLSVSGLVVAGCAPSGSGAPSASSGTSAEGCGVVPTTPVSDPSGLLAEFPEDIVNGFNLWPYEIRKSAWADYASEKTEGYTAALVGMPPASPFIATMTEAIRSSLEAEGVEIVADFAPDDPSNVPLQLQQFNEALALKPDVIIYTPIAPEPSIDLVKQAFDAGIPVIAAQVPIDSEYAISVTRNVPLAVAEVTAGTLGAIGGKGSVLRVQGIPGIPNTTFADLGTDAILDTCPEVKVVGEVTGFFQPATAQAEVLKFLSTNPAGVDAVLQSGTMGLGIYNAFVESGLEAPPIADDGATQGFSAWALQNPDYPYFGTTTPSVRTGEVVAEVALRTLKGEGPKINQIVQPSVIVTQDNLADYAEESWKITDGADLAGSPDDYEPTERLDQFFTNPAS; from the coding sequence ATGCACAGTTCTGCCCTACCCGCTCGCGCGGGCTTAGCCATCGTCCTTCTGTCCGTGTCCGGCCTCGTGGTGGCCGGGTGCGCCCCTTCCGGTTCTGGCGCGCCGTCCGCGTCGAGCGGCACCTCGGCGGAGGGGTGCGGAGTCGTCCCGACGACCCCGGTGAGCGATCCGTCGGGACTGCTCGCCGAGTTCCCCGAAGACATCGTGAACGGCTTCAACCTGTGGCCGTATGAGATCCGGAAGTCGGCGTGGGCGGACTACGCCTCCGAGAAGACCGAGGGGTACACGGCGGCGCTCGTGGGGATGCCGCCTGCGAGCCCGTTCATCGCGACCATGACTGAGGCGATCCGGTCGAGTCTCGAAGCTGAGGGCGTCGAGATCGTCGCCGACTTCGCTCCCGATGACCCGTCGAACGTGCCCTTGCAGTTGCAGCAGTTCAACGAGGCGCTCGCACTGAAGCCCGACGTGATCATCTACACTCCCATCGCGCCGGAGCCGTCGATCGATCTCGTCAAGCAGGCGTTCGACGCGGGAATCCCGGTGATCGCCGCGCAGGTGCCGATCGACTCCGAATATGCGATCAGCGTCACGCGCAACGTGCCCCTGGCCGTCGCAGAGGTCACGGCCGGTACTCTCGGCGCGATCGGCGGTAAAGGCTCCGTGCTGCGGGTGCAGGGAATCCCGGGGATCCCGAACACCACGTTCGCTGATCTCGGTACCGACGCGATCCTGGACACCTGCCCTGAGGTGAAGGTCGTCGGCGAGGTGACAGGGTTCTTCCAGCCGGCGACGGCGCAGGCGGAGGTGCTGAAGTTCCTCTCCACCAACCCTGCCGGAGTGGACGCCGTCCTCCAGTCCGGAACCATGGGGTTGGGAATCTACAACGCGTTCGTCGAATCGGGGCTCGAGGCCCCGCCGATCGCCGATGACGGAGCCACGCAGGGGTTCTCCGCGTGGGCTCTGCAGAATCCCGACTATCCGTACTTCGGCACGACGACGCCATCCGTCAGGACGGGCGAAGTCGTCGCAGAGGTGGCGCTCCGGACACTCAAGGGGGAAGGGCCGAAGATCAATCAGATCGTTCAGCCGTCCGTGATCGTCACGCAGGACAACCTCGCGGACTATGCGGAGGAGTCCTGGAAGATCACCGACGGTGCCGATCTCGCGGGCTCGCCGGATGACTACGAGCCCACGGAGCGGCTCGACCAGTTCTTCACGAATCCCGCATCCTGA
- a CDS encoding sugar ABC transporter ATP-binding protein has product METEPDRLDAARISKRFGGTKALVDADLQVRPGEVHTLLGENGSGKSTLVKIIGGVHRPDTGSVSLDGVAMSARSPRHASGQGVATVFQEVLTASSQSVLDNVWLGSDGVFARRVSRADQRIIAAEVLERLVGDLPLDASAGDLSLSERQAVCIARALVRRPRLLILDESTAALDVRTRDRLFGEMRRLTSEGSSVLFISHRMDEVAEISDRVTVLRSGRTISTTDRSELSVQRLIGDMTGTSGHHERVDSERDLGAVTLRADAIRLAPEADPIDLTVRAGQLVGLAGLEGQGQDLFIKRLAGLASGPGAVLRPSEHDEKEVRARRAGALGVAYLPRERRGESLFESMSISENFALPTMAQDRRGLLLSPSRLARRFDEFIRSLSIRLGSPKDPISSLSGGSQQKVLLARWLATGPTVLLLNDPTRGVDIMTKREIYSQLDQLCSQGMSVVMLSSEVEELVELVDRVLVFRDQTVFADIPRESLTTQAVVSAYFGQRKEASA; this is encoded by the coding sequence GTGGAGACCGAACCCGACCGCCTGGACGCGGCACGAATCAGCAAGAGATTCGGCGGAACGAAGGCGCTCGTCGACGCCGACCTGCAGGTGCGTCCCGGCGAGGTGCATACGCTGCTGGGCGAGAACGGCTCAGGCAAGAGCACACTGGTGAAGATCATCGGCGGCGTACATCGCCCGGACACCGGTTCCGTCTCTCTCGACGGAGTCGCGATGAGCGCTCGAAGTCCCCGCCACGCGTCGGGCCAGGGAGTGGCCACCGTCTTTCAGGAGGTGCTGACCGCGAGCAGCCAGTCGGTCCTCGACAACGTGTGGCTCGGATCGGACGGGGTGTTCGCCCGACGCGTCAGTCGCGCGGATCAACGCATCATAGCGGCGGAGGTGCTCGAACGACTCGTCGGTGATCTTCCGCTCGATGCATCTGCCGGAGACCTGTCCCTCTCCGAACGGCAGGCTGTCTGCATCGCCAGAGCTCTCGTCAGGAGACCGCGCCTCCTGATCCTCGACGAGTCCACCGCCGCGCTGGACGTCCGCACCCGGGATCGCCTGTTCGGCGAGATGCGGCGTCTCACCTCGGAAGGGAGCAGCGTCCTCTTCATCTCGCATCGGATGGACGAGGTTGCCGAGATATCGGACCGGGTGACCGTGCTGCGATCCGGACGCACCATCTCGACCACCGATCGATCCGAGCTGTCCGTACAGAGACTGATCGGCGATATGACCGGCACATCCGGCCACCACGAGAGAGTCGACTCGGAACGAGACCTCGGAGCAGTGACGCTTCGGGCCGACGCGATCCGGCTCGCCCCCGAAGCCGACCCCATCGACCTCACCGTCCGCGCCGGACAACTGGTCGGGCTGGCTGGACTCGAGGGACAGGGGCAGGATCTCTTCATCAAGCGTCTCGCCGGCCTCGCCTCAGGTCCCGGCGCCGTGCTCCGCCCCTCCGAGCATGACGAGAAAGAGGTGCGCGCGCGGCGCGCGGGCGCCCTCGGTGTCGCGTACCTCCCACGGGAGCGCCGCGGAGAATCGCTCTTCGAATCCATGTCGATCAGTGAGAACTTCGCACTCCCGACGATGGCCCAGGATCGCCGCGGGCTCCTGTTGAGCCCATCACGTCTCGCACGCAGATTCGACGAATTCATACGGTCACTCAGCATCCGTCTCGGATCGCCGAAGGATCCGATCTCCAGTCTGTCCGGCGGAAGCCAGCAGAAGGTGCTCCTTGCACGGTGGCTCGCGACCGGGCCGACCGTTCTGCTCCTCAACGACCCGACCCGAGGTGTCGACATCATGACCAAGCGCGAGATCTATTCGCAGCTCGACCAGCTCTGCTCGCAGGGCATGAGCGTCGTGATGCTCTCGAGCGAAGTCGAGGAGCTGGTCGAGCTGGTCGACCGCGTTCTGGTCTTCCGCGATCAGACGGTGTTCGCCGACATCCCCAGGGAGAGCCTCACCACGCAGGCCGTCGTCTCGGCCTACTTCGGACAGCGGAAGGAAGCTTCCGCATGA
- a CDS encoding ABC transporter permease, producing the protein MNAALAFLRRRPFAFALMLSIVLLVLNLIVSPSFLSPERLPGTLATLAPFVLVGFASTPAILSGGIDVSVGPLATFINCLFVAVLIPFGLGDWPVAVPVLLVVASALGAVNGVLVAVLRLHPVVATTGMLFLLIGLSLTIAPTPIAAPDNWSESFAGAIGPVPGALLLIAFAGLIWFGLRRTAYNRNLLALGDSDISAYGSGVRVTTVRVLAYALGGLFAGVAGIALSALLQSSQSSLASTYALLGLAAAVLGGTSLGGGRGGLLGTFFGALTIYLLQQVLTASGVAPSFIQLAYGLVLVAGVILGATLLLPRSRGSRA; encoded by the coding sequence ATGAACGCCGCACTCGCTTTTCTCCGCCGTCGACCCTTCGCCTTCGCACTGATGCTGTCGATCGTGCTGCTGGTCCTCAATCTGATCGTCTCGCCCAGCTTCCTCTCACCGGAGCGCCTGCCCGGCACTCTGGCCACGTTGGCGCCGTTCGTGCTCGTGGGCTTCGCGTCGACCCCGGCCATTCTCTCCGGTGGCATCGACGTGTCCGTAGGACCGCTCGCGACCTTCATCAACTGCCTCTTCGTGGCCGTACTCATCCCCTTCGGGCTGGGCGACTGGCCCGTAGCCGTACCTGTGCTTCTCGTGGTGGCCAGTGCGCTCGGCGCCGTGAACGGAGTGCTGGTCGCGGTCCTCAGACTGCACCCCGTCGTCGCGACGACCGGGATGCTCTTCCTGCTCATCGGGCTGTCGCTGACCATCGCGCCGACACCGATCGCGGCGCCTGACAACTGGAGCGAGTCGTTCGCCGGGGCGATCGGACCAGTACCGGGGGCTCTCCTGCTGATCGCTTTCGCGGGACTCATCTGGTTCGGCCTTCGTCGCACGGCCTACAACCGCAACCTCCTCGCTCTCGGCGACAGCGACATCTCGGCCTACGGCTCGGGGGTGCGTGTGACGACGGTTCGCGTCCTCGCCTATGCCCTCGGCGGCCTGTTCGCCGGAGTCGCGGGGATCGCGCTGTCCGCGCTTCTGCAATCCTCGCAGTCCTCACTCGCGTCCACCTACGCGCTTCTCGGCCTCGCCGCGGCAGTGCTCGGCGGCACAAGTCTGGGCGGAGGACGCGGAGGACTGCTCGGCACGTTCTTCGGAGCGCTCACCATCTACCTTCTGCAGCAGGTGCTCACCGCCTCCGGCGTGGCTCCCAGCTTCATCCAGCTCGCGTACGGTCTTGTTCTCGTCGCGGGCGTCATCCTCGGAGCGACCCTGCTCCTTCCCCGCTCGAGAGGATCACGCGCATGA
- a CDS encoding ABC transporter permease — MTDVGESHTASLTTPASSPTRLVAARRWMFEVPALQVLVLVLLVAWLLMIQPAFFAPRPITAILVIASLLAVAALGQTLVVLLGGLDLSAPGYILFGAFVASNVAGAAGIPLVWSVLLVVGFCGLVGALIGWICHRYRVQPLVVTLGAGAALAGMTLLLADGNYSSAPPDELRRIASLTGTTFGLPIPPIIPIVLVVTVLTWVFLNRTGAGRKLYATGINPRAADLTGVRTSVVWTSVFAASGICAGLAGMLIAAFGSGWSQTVGDPYLFSGLAAVLVGGTTFGSIRGSFTRTVLGALILTVLSTIIVGSGMTEAQSRIIYGLIILAVVFVYGRERHVRDRF; from the coding sequence ATGACCGATGTCGGCGAATCTCACACCGCCTCACTCACGACTCCCGCATCCAGCCCCACGAGGCTGGTCGCCGCACGGCGATGGATGTTCGAGGTGCCCGCTCTCCAAGTGCTCGTGCTGGTGCTCCTCGTGGCCTGGCTTCTCATGATTCAGCCGGCGTTCTTCGCGCCACGGCCGATCACCGCCATCCTCGTGATCGCATCGCTTCTCGCCGTCGCAGCGCTGGGTCAGACGCTCGTGGTGCTGCTCGGAGGACTGGATCTCAGCGCTCCCGGCTACATTCTCTTCGGCGCCTTCGTCGCTTCGAACGTCGCCGGAGCGGCAGGCATCCCGCTCGTCTGGAGTGTTCTGCTCGTCGTCGGATTCTGCGGCCTCGTGGGAGCGCTGATCGGGTGGATCTGTCACCGCTACCGCGTCCAGCCGCTGGTCGTGACCCTCGGAGCCGGCGCTGCACTGGCCGGGATGACCCTGCTTCTCGCCGACGGGAACTACTCCTCCGCACCACCGGACGAGCTGCGGCGGATCGCCAGCCTGACGGGCACGACGTTCGGACTCCCGATCCCGCCGATCATCCCGATCGTGCTCGTCGTCACCGTGCTGACCTGGGTCTTCCTCAACCGCACCGGCGCGGGCCGCAAGCTGTATGCCACCGGCATCAACCCACGCGCAGCCGACCTCACCGGAGTACGGACCTCCGTCGTGTGGACGTCCGTCTTCGCCGCATCAGGGATCTGCGCCGGTCTCGCCGGAATGCTGATCGCCGCGTTCGGTTCGGGATGGTCGCAGACCGTGGGAGACCCCTACCTCTTCTCCGGGCTGGCAGCGGTTCTCGTCGGAGGAACGACGTTCGGATCGATACGCGGCAGCTTCACCCGAACGGTTCTGGGCGCGCTGATACTCACCGTGCTGTCCACCATCATCGTGGGCAGCGGGATGACCGAGGCGCAGAGCAGAATCATCTACGGTCTGATCATCCTCGCCGTGGTGTTCGTCTACGGACGTGAGCGCCACGTGCGGGACCGCTTCTGA